One stretch of Gammaproteobacteria bacterium DNA includes these proteins:
- a CDS encoding amidohydrolase yields MAICKQCHQAHDQLVNAVQLVAPQAAPIPKPNFLAALCCFVMLLSGCSESEEPVSAAVPVASWVPAESIYFNGEIITMNDLQPEAEAVAVLDGKIVMAGDYADAKAHADGHTRWIDLAGKTLLPGFFDAHSHATLTAAKLAVVNTDPPPAGSANSITSIQRALRDGLASAPPEVGEWLIGWGYDNAMLEEGRHPTRDDLDKVSLTVPIVLIHFSSHQVVLNSKGLELADISADSEDPEGGRILRFSDSREPNGILQENAQYPVVLPILDGLLAGGADVAAGEAPGESALQRMDYALQEYAAAGFTTVTEMGASRLSMALLQEMARQQRLPLDVIAFGFNKIFTVEQISALYAEDYRNHFRVGGLKVVLDGGSPGRTAYLREPYFKQFSGEKDYRGYPHIQNQAELNALVESNYRAGTPVHIHALGDAALDQAIEAVQAAETAVPGEGRRTQLIHIQQAQGDQLDKLAKLDVTLTFQVAHNFYFGDFHRDFIYGPARTARLNPAREALDRGLSVTIHHDSPVHPIDQMMLIWASVNRVTRTGKVIGPEQKITVMDALKASTLSAAYQFSEEDTKGSIETGKLADFVILSDNPLTVDPMMLKDILVMETIKEGKTIHRKGS; encoded by the coding sequence GTGGCAATCTGCAAACAGTGTCATCAGGCACATGATCAGTTAGTCAATGCGGTACAACTCGTAGCGCCCCAGGCCGCTCCGATTCCGAAGCCCAATTTTTTAGCCGCTCTCTGTTGCTTCGTGATGCTCCTAAGCGGGTGCAGCGAATCGGAAGAACCGGTTTCAGCCGCCGTGCCTGTCGCAAGCTGGGTACCGGCTGAGTCAATCTATTTCAATGGCGAAATCATCACCATGAATGATCTCCAACCTGAGGCGGAAGCCGTAGCGGTGCTTGATGGAAAAATAGTGATGGCTGGAGATTACGCTGATGCTAAAGCGCATGCTGACGGTCATACACGGTGGATAGATCTGGCCGGTAAAACCTTGCTCCCCGGATTTTTCGATGCCCATAGCCACGCGACATTAACTGCAGCCAAGCTGGCTGTGGTCAACACCGATCCGCCTCCAGCGGGCTCAGCAAACAGCATTACGAGCATTCAGCGCGCACTTCGGGATGGCCTCGCCAGTGCACCCCCGGAGGTCGGTGAATGGTTGATCGGTTGGGGATATGACAATGCCATGCTCGAGGAGGGTCGCCACCCAACACGTGACGATCTCGACAAGGTAAGTCTCACGGTGCCGATAGTGTTAATCCATTTCTCCTCGCATCAAGTGGTGTTGAACAGCAAGGGGCTCGAACTCGCGGATATTTCAGCAGACTCGGAGGATCCTGAGGGCGGACGTATTCTACGTTTCTCAGACAGTCGTGAGCCCAATGGCATCTTGCAGGAAAATGCCCAGTACCCGGTGGTGCTTCCCATACTTGACGGCTTACTTGCTGGTGGAGCCGATGTCGCGGCGGGCGAAGCGCCGGGAGAAAGCGCGCTGCAACGCATGGATTATGCGCTGCAAGAATACGCTGCGGCGGGCTTCACTACGGTGACGGAGATGGGTGCCTCACGGCTGTCCATGGCTCTGCTGCAGGAAATGGCCCGCCAGCAACGACTCCCTCTCGATGTCATCGCGTTCGGTTTTAATAAGATATTCACAGTGGAGCAGATCAGCGCTCTGTATGCAGAAGACTACCGGAATCATTTTCGGGTCGGTGGCCTAAAGGTCGTGCTCGACGGCGGTTCACCCGGCCGCACGGCTTATCTGCGCGAGCCATATTTCAAGCAGTTTTCCGGTGAAAAGGATTATCGAGGTTATCCGCATATCCAGAACCAGGCGGAGCTGAATGCACTAGTGGAATCGAACTACCGTGCCGGTACCCCAGTCCACATTCATGCACTAGGCGATGCAGCGCTTGACCAGGCAATCGAGGCTGTGCAGGCGGCGGAAACCGCTGTGCCAGGTGAGGGACGGCGTACCCAGCTGATCCATATCCAGCAAGCACAAGGGGATCAGTTAGATAAGCTGGCGAAGCTCGATGTGACACTAACGTTCCAGGTAGCCCACAATTTCTATTTCGGCGATTTCCACCGTGACTTCATCTACGGACCGGCACGTACCGCTCGGCTCAATCCGGCAAGGGAGGCACTTGATCGTGGTCTGTCGGTTACCATTCATCATGACTCACCGGTCCATCCAATTGATCAGATGATGTTGATCTGGGCGTCTGTCAATCGCGTGACCCGGACTGGCAAGGTGATTGGTCCCGAGCAGAAGATAACTGTTATGGACGCGCTCAAGGCCAGCACGCTGAGTGCCGCCTACCAGTTTTCTGAGGAAGATACCAAAGGCTCAATCGAAACAGGGAAACTGGCCGATTTCGTCATCCTGTCTGACAATCCGCTGACAGTTGATCCGATGATGCTGAAAGATATCCTAGTGATGGAAACCAT